The Hymenobacter sp. 5317J-9 genome has a window encoding:
- the metX gene encoding homoserine O-acetyltransferase translates to MSDHLFHLPDLLLESGETLAGAHVAYRTWGQLNEDRDNVVWVCHALTANADVLAWWPGLVGPGCYYDPAEYFIVCANVLGSCYGSTSPRDPDPTTGRPRYQHFPRLTIRDLVAAHEALREDLGLTDIHTLIGGSLGGQQALEWAVQRPDLFDHLVVIATNARHSAWGIAFNEAQRLAIEADPTYAAGQPGGGDEGLRAARAIALLSYRSYPAYADTQTDPDDDLPDEHRASSYQRYQGDKLVARFDAYSYVALSRSMDSHNLGRGRGGVAAALRRIGARTLVLGITSDVLFPLSEQRELAAHIPGAMYAELDSRYGHDGFLLETGAITHFLERFYAPTFVH, encoded by the coding sequence ATGTCAGACCATCTTTTTCACCTGCCCGATTTACTGCTCGAAAGCGGCGAAACCCTGGCCGGCGCCCACGTGGCGTACCGCACCTGGGGCCAGCTCAACGAGGACCGCGACAACGTGGTGTGGGTGTGCCACGCCCTCACGGCCAACGCCGACGTGCTGGCCTGGTGGCCGGGCCTAGTGGGGCCGGGGTGCTACTACGACCCCGCCGAATACTTCATTGTGTGCGCCAACGTGCTGGGCTCCTGCTACGGCAGCACCAGCCCGCGCGACCCGGACCCCACCACCGGCCGGCCGCGCTACCAGCACTTCCCGCGCCTGACCATTCGGGACCTGGTGGCGGCCCACGAGGCCCTGCGCGAGGACCTGGGCCTGACGGATATTCACACGCTGATTGGCGGCTCGCTGGGCGGGCAGCAGGCGCTGGAATGGGCCGTGCAGCGCCCCGATTTGTTCGACCACCTCGTGGTCATCGCCACCAATGCCCGGCACTCGGCCTGGGGCATTGCCTTCAACGAAGCCCAGCGGCTGGCCATCGAGGCCGACCCGACCTACGCGGCCGGCCAGCCCGGCGGGGGCGACGAGGGCCTGCGCGCCGCCCGCGCTATTGCCCTGCTCAGCTACCGCAGCTACCCGGCCTACGCCGATACCCAAACCGACCCCGACGACGACCTGCCGGACGAGCACCGCGCCAGCAGCTACCAGCGCTACCAGGGCGACAAACTGGTGGCCCGCTTCGACGCCTACAGCTACGTGGCCCTCAGCCGCAGCATGGATTCGCACAACCTCGGCCGCGGCCGGGGCGGCGTGGCGGCGGCTCTGCGCCGCATCGGGGCCCGTACGCTGGTGCTGGGCATTACTTCCGACGTGTTGTTTCCGCTGAGTGAGCAGCGGGAGCTGGCCGCCCACATCCCCGGCGCGATGTACGCCGAGCTGGACTCGCGCTACGGCCACGACGGCTTTTTGCTGGAAACCGGCGCGATTACGCACTTTCTGGAGCGGTTCTACGCGCCCACGTTCGTGCATTGA
- a CDS encoding alpha/beta hydrolase: MKALFLCLALLIGARMASAQAVIDTTQGRYYQPVFANVTVTSGVNFGSAVNSAGATQQLLMDIYQPSGDVLARRPVIIFAHQGGFVTGSRTDAYMVAVCTRFARLGYVTASIDYRLLDLGTIIGGGFDTVNIAKSAIRGMQDLRAAVRFFRKDAATTNTYRVHPNYITVGGSSAGAFAALEVGYLDKASEVPAYVGIAALGGIEGTSGNPGYSSQPLAVLNLSGATEQPSLIEAGNAPLCSVHGTADGTVPYLQGRVGSSLPPKYVYGSGRLNPRATQVGIRNTLRTLRGAGHIPFESNAAYADTTFRTIRDFLRPSLAQAGTVLSAVKASAVPAAQAYPVPAAQAYPVPAEEAVQLTLPKELLLPLQAQLLDAAGRVVRVISPEAHDLSILRNALKPGVYFLKLPGQPALRLEFK; this comes from the coding sequence ATGAAAGCACTATTTCTCTGTTTGGCGCTGCTGATTGGCGCGCGTATGGCCTCGGCGCAGGCTGTCATTGACACTACTCAGGGCCGCTACTATCAGCCCGTATTCGCCAACGTGACCGTGACCTCGGGCGTCAACTTCGGCTCGGCGGTGAACTCGGCCGGGGCCACTCAGCAGCTGCTGATGGACATTTACCAGCCCTCCGGCGACGTGCTGGCCCGGCGGCCAGTCATCATCTTCGCCCACCAGGGCGGCTTCGTCACGGGCTCGCGCACCGATGCCTACATGGTGGCCGTGTGCACCCGCTTTGCCCGGCTGGGCTACGTCACGGCCAGCATCGATTACCGCCTGCTCGATTTGGGCACCATCATTGGCGGGGGCTTCGACACGGTGAACATCGCCAAGTCGGCCATCCGGGGCATGCAGGACCTGCGGGCGGCCGTGCGCTTCTTCCGCAAAGACGCTGCCACCACCAACACCTACCGGGTGCACCCCAACTACATCACGGTGGGCGGCTCGTCGGCCGGCGCCTTCGCGGCGCTGGAAGTGGGCTACCTCGACAAGGCCAGCGAAGTGCCGGCCTACGTGGGCATTGCGGCGCTGGGCGGCATCGAGGGCACCAGCGGCAACCCCGGCTACAGCAGCCAGCCGCTGGCCGTGCTCAACCTGAGCGGCGCCACCGAGCAGCCCAGCCTCATCGAGGCCGGCAACGCGCCCCTGTGCAGCGTGCACGGCACCGCCGACGGCACCGTGCCCTACCTGCAGGGCCGCGTGGGCAGCAGCCTGCCGCCCAAGTACGTGTACGGCAGCGGTCGCCTCAACCCCCGCGCCACGCAGGTTGGCATTCGCAACACCTTGCGCACGTTGCGCGGGGCCGGCCATATTCCCTTCGAGAGCAACGCTGCCTACGCCGACACCACCTTCCGCACCATCCGCGACTTCCTGCGGCCCAGCCTGGCCCAAGCCGGCACGGTGCTTTCGGCTGTGAAAGCCAGCGCCGTCCCCGCCGCCCAAGCCTACCCCGTCCCCGCCGCCCAAGCCTACCCCGTGCCCGCCGAAGAAGCCGTGCAGCTGACCCTGCCCAAAGAATTGCTGCTGCCGTTGCAGGCCCAGCTGCTCGATGCCGCCGGCCGCGTGGTGCGCGTCATCAGTCCCGAGGCCCACGACCTGAGCATTCTGCGCAACGCCCTGAAACCGGGCGTCTACTTCCTGAAGCTTCCCGGCCAGCCGGCGTTGCGGCTGGAATTCAAGTAG
- a CDS encoding homoserine dehydrogenase, which yields MRTHLFDGVQACNDKINNTEMEHEQARLRVGLIGFGCVGQGFYDIVQQQPGLNLVVTRIAVKNPTKPRTLPAERFSFHADDLLADPEVDLLVEVIDDAAEAFRLVSAALRQGRRVVTANKAMLARHLPELVQLQADFGGTLLYEAAVCGSIPVIRTLDQYFGHEPLRSVSGIFNGSSNYVLTRMGEDGSDYGPALAEAQAQGFAETDPALDMGAFDPRSKAVILAAHAYGVFLNAEEVLNLGIEGIGAADIARAAAHGRKIKVVAGLYRLPDGHTTALVTPQLVGPESPLYAVDREFNGVVLEAEFAGAQFLRGRGAGGHPTGSAVLADVLALQRGLRYGYTKQDAPAAVQLTQGLAVEAYVSHPDVGALREVLTWLELPPETLCTDEHGTYATGPVALEQLFAWRKELRANGVFVARVGEVLPLGAPADVLAQHLAALV from the coding sequence ATGCGCACGCACCTTTTTGATGGCGTGCAGGCTTGCAACGATAAAATTAATAACACAGAGATGGAACACGAGCAAGCACGGCTCCGCGTCGGCCTGATTGGCTTTGGCTGCGTGGGGCAGGGTTTCTACGACATTGTGCAGCAACAGCCGGGCCTCAACCTGGTCGTAACACGCATTGCCGTGAAGAACCCCACCAAGCCACGGACATTGCCTGCCGAGCGGTTCAGCTTTCATGCCGACGACCTCCTGGCTGACCCCGAAGTAGACCTTCTGGTTGAAGTCATTGACGACGCGGCCGAGGCCTTCCGGCTGGTGAGCGCCGCCCTGCGCCAAGGCCGCCGCGTGGTGACGGCCAACAAGGCCATGCTGGCCCGGCACCTGCCGGAGCTGGTGCAGCTGCAGGCCGATTTCGGCGGCACGCTGCTCTACGAAGCGGCCGTGTGCGGCAGCATCCCGGTCATCCGCACGCTCGACCAGTATTTCGGCCACGAGCCCTTGCGCTCGGTGAGCGGTATTTTCAACGGCTCGTCGAACTACGTGCTGACGCGCATGGGCGAAGACGGCTCCGACTACGGCCCGGCATTGGCCGAAGCCCAGGCCCAGGGCTTTGCCGAAACCGACCCCGCGCTCGACATGGGCGCCTTCGACCCGCGCTCGAAAGCCGTGATTCTGGCCGCCCACGCCTACGGGGTTTTCCTGAACGCTGAAGAGGTGCTGAACCTGGGAATAGAAGGTATTGGGGCGGCCGACATTGCCCGTGCCGCCGCGCACGGCCGCAAAATCAAGGTAGTGGCGGGCTTGTACCGCTTGCCGGATGGGCACACCACGGCGCTGGTGACGCCGCAGCTGGTGGGGCCGGAGTCGCCCCTCTACGCCGTGGACCGCGAGTTCAACGGCGTGGTGCTGGAGGCGGAATTTGCCGGCGCGCAGTTCCTGCGGGGGCGGGGCGCCGGGGGCCATCCCACGGGCTCGGCCGTGCTGGCCGATGTGCTGGCCTTGCAGCGCGGCCTGCGCTACGGCTACACCAAGCAAGACGCGCCAGCAGCTGTTCAGCTCACCCAAGGCCTGGCCGTGGAGGCCTACGTGAGCCACCCCGACGTGGGCGCCCTGCGCGAAGTGCTGACCTGGCTGGAACTGCCCCCCGAAACCCTGTGCACCGACGAGCACGGCACGTACGCCACCGGCCCCGTGGCGCTGGAGCAGCTGTTTGCGTGGCGCAAGGAGCTACGGGCTAACGGCGTGTTTGTGGCCCGGGTGGGCGAAGTGCTGCCGTTGGGTGCACCGGCCGACGTGTTGGCGCAACACTTGGCGGCGCTGGTTTAA
- a CDS encoding LysM peptidoglycan-binding domain-containing protein, which produces MGLFDFLSDKGEQKPAEPAAKPAAGGTDFFGNAAGANPATAGDSYTVVSGDSLSKIAKHHYGDAAKWHQIYEANKATIGSNPDHIEVGQVLTLPSL; this is translated from the coding sequence ATGGGACTCTTTGATTTTCTCAGCGACAAAGGCGAGCAAAAACCCGCAGAGCCCGCAGCAAAGCCGGCTGCTGGCGGCACTGATTTTTTTGGAAATGCCGCCGGTGCCAATCCAGCCACTGCCGGCGATTCGTACACCGTGGTAAGCGGTGATTCGCTGTCTAAAATTGCTAAACACCACTACGGCGACGCCGCCAAGTGGCATCAGATATACGAGGCCAACAAGGCCACTATCGGCAGTAACCCCGACCATATTGAAGTTGGTCAGGTGTTAACCCTACCTAGTCTCTAG
- a CDS encoding O-acetylhomoserine aminocarboxypropyltransferase/cysteine synthase, which produces MSAQSLHFETLQLHAGQQPDPTTGSRAVPLFQTTSYVFKNAEHGANLFALKEFGNIYTRLMNPTTDVFEQRVAALEGGVAALATSSGQAAQFIALNNILQAGDNFVSSSYLYGGTYNQFKVAFKRLGIEVRFADGDNPASFEELIDENTKAIYLETIGNPSFSIPDFEAVAAIANRHDLPLIVDNTFGAGGYLFRPLEHGAHIVVESATKWIGGHGTSIGGVIVDGGTYDFGNGKFPQFTEPSDGYHGLVFNDVFGKGGPFGNIAFIIRARVEGLRDFGPAISPFNSWQLLIGLETLSLRVERTVENALKIATWLEQHPQVESVNYPGLASSPSHRLAQKYLERGFGGVLSFRIKGSKETATQFIDNLKLISHLANVGDAKTLIIQPSASTHQQLSEGEQLAAGVTPTSLRLSVGIEHFEDIKADLQAAFDAIGNTASLPTEGEAVTEPELEHAQPLEV; this is translated from the coding sequence ATGTCCGCTCAATCCCTGCACTTCGAAACCCTGCAACTCCACGCCGGCCAGCAGCCCGACCCCACCACCGGCTCACGCGCTGTGCCCCTTTTCCAAACCACCAGCTACGTGTTCAAGAACGCCGAGCACGGGGCCAATCTGTTCGCCCTGAAGGAGTTCGGCAACATCTACACCCGCCTGATGAATCCCACCACCGACGTGTTTGAGCAGCGCGTGGCGGCGCTGGAAGGCGGCGTGGCGGCGCTGGCCACCAGCTCGGGCCAGGCGGCGCAGTTCATTGCCCTCAACAACATCCTGCAGGCCGGCGACAACTTCGTGAGCTCGTCTTACCTCTACGGTGGCACCTACAACCAGTTTAAGGTGGCCTTCAAGCGGTTGGGCATCGAAGTACGCTTTGCCGATGGCGACAACCCAGCCAGCTTCGAGGAGCTGATTGACGAAAACACCAAGGCCATTTACCTCGAAACCATTGGCAACCCCAGCTTCAGCATTCCTGATTTTGAAGCCGTTGCGGCCATTGCCAACCGCCACGATTTGCCGCTGATTGTGGACAACACTTTCGGGGCGGGCGGCTACCTGTTCCGGCCCTTGGAACACGGCGCGCACATCGTGGTGGAGTCGGCCACGAAGTGGATTGGCGGCCACGGCACCAGCATCGGCGGCGTGATTGTGGACGGCGGCACCTACGACTTCGGCAACGGCAAATTCCCGCAGTTCACCGAGCCCAGCGACGGCTACCACGGCTTGGTTTTCAACGATGTATTTGGCAAAGGCGGGCCGTTTGGCAACATCGCCTTCATCATCCGGGCGCGGGTGGAAGGGCTGCGCGACTTCGGTCCGGCCATTAGCCCCTTCAACTCCTGGCAGCTGCTCATCGGCCTCGAAACCCTGAGCCTGCGCGTGGAGCGCACCGTGGAAAACGCCCTTAAAATAGCCACTTGGCTGGAGCAGCACCCGCAGGTAGAAAGCGTGAACTACCCCGGCCTGGCCAGCAGCCCTTCGCATCGTCTGGCGCAGAAGTACCTGGAGCGCGGCTTCGGCGGCGTGCTTTCGTTCCGCATTAAGGGCTCGAAGGAAACGGCTACGCAGTTCATCGACAACCTCAAGCTCATCAGCCATTTGGCTAACGTGGGCGACGCCAAGACGCTCATCATTCAGCCTTCGGCCTCCACGCACCAGCAGCTGAGCGAAGGGGAACAGCTGGCTGCCGGCGTCACGCCCACGTCGCTGCGCCTTTCAGTGGGCATTGAGCATTTCGAGGACATCAAAGCCGATTTGCAGGCGGCGTTCGACGCCATCGGCAACACGGCCAGCCTGCCCACCGAAGGCGAGGCAGTGACCGAGCCCGAGCTGGAGCACGCTCAGCCGCTGGAAGTGTAA
- a CDS encoding lysylphosphatidylglycerol synthase transmembrane domain-containing protein, translated as MPNHPPSSAADSDAHFLQRLRPSRLILPVALGLLVVGYLFWRSYKPGDLAPLAQADWRWLAVAVLVLAARDLGYIYRIRHIAETELTYRQALDVIMIWEFASCVLPSGQGGTGAAPFILEKEGIPLGKGLAYIMVTALLDNLYYVVMVPLVVLIAGAGLYPHEALQTGFVATLRVAFGVSYLFVTLYAGLMLYAIFVNPKSVRRLLVRLFSLPVLRRWRRTAYRHGQEMVRASAQLRGNGPAYWWRASVSTAFVWTARYAIIGCLIAAFVPMDSGTFLFIFARNITYKVILLVAITPGGAGIAEGAFPTFFGKFIGTATMTSFLVFLYRIVTYYLYLVLGLVFLPRWVTRVFGKRPQQNTLPDRT; from the coding sequence ATGCCTAACCACCCGCCTTCTTCCGCAGCCGACTCTGACGCGCATTTTTTGCAGCGTTTGCGGCCGTCGCGCCTCATTTTGCCGGTGGCGCTGGGGCTGCTGGTGGTGGGCTACCTGTTTTGGCGGAGCTACAAGCCCGGCGACTTGGCCCCGCTGGCCCAGGCCGACTGGCGCTGGCTGGCCGTGGCCGTGCTGGTGCTGGCCGCCCGCGACCTGGGCTACATCTACCGCATTCGCCACATCGCCGAAACCGAGCTCACCTACCGGCAGGCGCTCGACGTAATTATGATTTGGGAATTCGCGTCGTGCGTGCTGCCCTCGGGGCAGGGCGGCACGGGCGCGGCGCCGTTTATTCTGGAAAAAGAGGGCATTCCGCTGGGTAAAGGCTTGGCTTACATCATGGTAACGGCCCTGCTCGACAACCTCTACTACGTGGTGATGGTGCCGCTGGTGGTGCTCATTGCGGGGGCCGGCCTTTACCCCCACGAGGCCTTGCAAACGGGTTTTGTGGCCACGCTACGGGTGGCGTTTGGGGTAAGCTACCTGTTTGTGACGCTCTATGCGGGGCTGATGCTGTACGCCATTTTCGTCAATCCCAAATCGGTGCGGCGCCTGCTGGTGCGGCTGTTTTCGCTGCCAGTGCTGCGGCGCTGGCGGCGCACGGCCTACCGCCACGGCCAGGAAATGGTGCGCGCCTCGGCCCAGCTGCGCGGCAACGGCCCGGCCTACTGGTGGCGGGCCAGCGTGAGCACGGCCTTCGTCTGGACGGCTCGCTACGCCATCATTGGCTGCCTCATTGCCGCCTTCGTGCCCATGGATTCGGGCACGTTCCTGTTCATTTTTGCCCGCAACATCACCTACAAAGTCATCTTGCTGGTGGCCATCACGCCGGGCGGCGCGGGCATTGCCGAAGGCGCCTTTCCCACGTTTTTCGGCAAGTTCATCGGCACGGCCACCATGACCAGCTTCCTGGTTTTCCTCTACCGCATCGTGACCTACTACCTGTACCTGGTACTGGGACTGGTGTTCCTGCCGCGCTGGGTGACGCGGGTATTTGGCAAACGGCCCCAGCAAAATACGCTGCCTGACCGAACATAA
- a CDS encoding T9SS type A sorting domain-containing protein, with the protein MKASLLFVWLLLLGAWQTAAAQVPLDTTGGRFFQPIYPGATVTSGVLFGSAVNSAGFTQQLFMDIYQPTGDLNPARPVIIFAHQGGFVTGSRTDAYMVKVCTQFARLGYVTASIDYRLLDIGTILSGGFDTVNVAKSAIRGMQDLRAAVRFFRADAAGANLYRVSPSRIVVGGSSAGAFAALEVGYLDKVSEVPAYVGIAALGGIEGTSGNPGYSSQPLAVLNLSGATEQPSLIEAGNAPLYSAHGTADATVPYLQGKVGSVLPPKYVYGSGRLNPYASSIGVPNQLRRFSKAGHVPFESTSVAGLAYADTVYRDARAFLRPLLAPFVAPVYPSLVINTNATVAPGSYQDITINSGQATLSGNVTVYGTLVIKSLSGQTPGSLKTNCFVVDGPGSFDLQAGAALRICDPAGIAASGATGSIRNTGTRTFSSDAVYAYDGTTDQTTGTGLPATVRELEIAVPSANRVTLTGAVSIRQKYTPTSGLLDNRFQPVTLLSGPAGTALVGPGAGTQNNLVTVQLYLDPSVNPGLGYRHIASPVAPATINGLATFAFTPVLTAAYNQSSRPDLVQPFPNVFGYEQARALTSPVTVYSTFDKGWFVPVSNPGTPNYLTSNHGYAVNITAGQTLSFTGALPANNQDVSFALTGAVNPDAGWHLLGSPFASALNWDNITVPAGMSSAMYVFVSTSQYGGQYRSYVNGLGGSGSIIPLGQGFFVRSLSPNPVTFTFPVSARVTDFATSNTRTVQRGTADSRPRLRLTLAAAATPAAYDEAYVYQEAGATTGPDLRFDAAKLPNPSGLNLATLAGSEALAINGLPVAGAPATVPLALAVPQPGAYVLTAEQLANFGPGALTLTDALTGTRTPLAPGTRYAFTVAGTTAPGRFALELQAAGVLATSPAQTLAAQLQVYPNPAATSFRVELPLATGQSTTTVAELTNALGQTVRRQALTASGAVLAGEVNVRGLAPGVYQLRVAGTPLVRRVVVQ; encoded by the coding sequence ATGAAAGCTTCTCTACTGTTTGTGTGGCTGCTGCTGCTCGGCGCCTGGCAAACTGCTGCCGCGCAGGTGCCGCTTGACACCACCGGCGGCCGGTTCTTCCAGCCCATCTACCCGGGCGCCACCGTCACCTCCGGGGTTTTGTTTGGCTCAGCGGTGAACTCGGCCGGCTTCACCCAGCAGCTTTTCATGGACATCTACCAGCCCACCGGCGACCTAAACCCGGCGCGGCCGGTCATCATCTTCGCCCACCAGGGCGGCTTCGTCACGGGCTCGCGCACCGATGCCTACATGGTGAAGGTGTGTACCCAGTTTGCCCGGCTGGGCTACGTCACGGCCAGCATCGACTACCGTTTGCTCGACATCGGCACCATTCTGTCGGGTGGCTTCGACACGGTGAACGTGGCCAAGTCGGCCATTCGGGGCATGCAGGACCTGCGGGCCGCCGTGCGCTTTTTCCGGGCCGACGCGGCCGGGGCCAACCTGTACCGCGTGAGCCCCAGCCGCATTGTGGTGGGCGGCTCGTCGGCGGGGGCTTTTGCGGCGCTGGAAGTGGGCTACCTCGATAAAGTGAGCGAAGTGCCCGCTTACGTGGGCATTGCGGCGCTGGGCGGCATCGAGGGCACCAGCGGCAACCCCGGCTACAGCAGCCAGCCGCTGGCCGTGCTCAACCTGAGCGGCGCCACCGAGCAGCCCAGCCTCATCGAGGCCGGCAACGCGCCCCTCTACAGCGCCCACGGCACCGCCGACGCCACCGTGCCCTACCTGCAAGGCAAAGTGGGCTCGGTGCTGCCGCCCAAGTACGTGTACGGCAGCGGCCGCCTCAACCCCTACGCCTCCAGCATCGGGGTGCCCAACCAGCTGCGCCGCTTCAGCAAGGCCGGACACGTGCCCTTCGAGAGCACCAGCGTGGCCGGCCTTGCCTACGCCGATACGGTGTACCGCGACGCGCGCGCCTTCCTGCGCCCGCTGCTGGCGCCCTTTGTGGCGCCGGTGTACCCCAGCCTCGTCATCAACACGAATGCCACTGTAGCGCCCGGTTCCTACCAGGACATTACCATCAACAGCGGCCAGGCCACGCTCAGCGGCAACGTGACGGTCTACGGCACGCTGGTCATCAAAAGCCTGAGCGGCCAAACGCCGGGCTCGCTCAAAACCAACTGCTTTGTGGTGGACGGGCCGGGCAGCTTCGACCTGCAGGCCGGGGCGGCGCTGCGGATTTGTGACCCGGCCGGCATTGCGGCCAGCGGTGCCACCGGGTCCATTCGCAACACGGGCACCCGCACCTTCAGCTCCGATGCCGTGTATGCGTACGACGGCACCACCGACCAGACCACCGGCACCGGCCTGCCCGCCACCGTGCGCGAGCTGGAAATAGCCGTGCCTTCGGCCAATCGAGTGACGCTGACCGGTGCGGTGAGCATTCGGCAGAAATACACTCCCACCAGCGGGCTGCTGGACAACCGCTTCCAACCCGTGACGCTGCTCTCGGGCCCGGCTGGCACGGCCCTGGTTGGGCCCGGCGCCGGCACGCAAAACAACCTGGTGACCGTACAGCTCTACTTAGACCCAAGCGTTAACCCGGGTTTGGGCTACCGGCACATTGCCTCGCCGGTAGCCCCGGCCACTATCAATGGCCTGGCTACGTTCGCTTTCACGCCCGTGCTCACTGCGGCCTACAACCAAAGCAGCCGGCCCGACCTGGTGCAGCCTTTTCCCAATGTGTTTGGCTACGAGCAGGCCCGGGCACTCACGTCGCCGGTCACGGTTTATTCCACCTTCGACAAAGGCTGGTTTGTGCCGGTATCGAATCCCGGTACGCCCAATTACCTGACCAGTAATCATGGCTACGCCGTCAACATCACCGCCGGCCAGACCCTATCCTTTACCGGCGCGTTGCCGGCTAATAACCAGGACGTCTCTTTTGCGCTCACGGGCGCTGTCAATCCCGATGCGGGCTGGCACCTGCTGGGCAGCCCGTTTGCCTCGGCCCTCAACTGGGATAATATCACCGTGCCGGCCGGCATGAGCAGCGCCATGTACGTCTTTGTGAGCACCAGCCAATACGGCGGCCAGTACCGGAGCTATGTGAACGGCCTGGGCGGCTCGGGCAGCATCATTCCGTTGGGGCAGGGCTTCTTCGTGCGCTCCCTGTCGCCGAACCCCGTGACCTTTACCTTTCCGGTCAGCGCCCGCGTCACCGACTTCGCCACGTCCAACACCCGCACCGTGCAGCGCGGCACTGCCGACAGCCGCCCCCGCCTGCGCCTGACGCTGGCCGCCGCCGCCACGCCCGCCGCTTACGACGAGGCCTACGTGTACCAAGAAGCCGGCGCCACTACCGGCCCCGACCTGCGCTTCGACGCCGCCAAGCTGCCCAACCCCAGCGGCCTGAACCTGGCCACCCTGGCCGGCTCCGAGGCCTTGGCCATCAACGGCCTGCCCGTGGCCGGCGCACCCGCCACGGTGCCGCTGGCGCTGGCCGTGCCCCAGCCGGGCGCCTACGTGCTCACGGCCGAGCAGCTGGCCAACTTCGGCCCCGGCGCCCTCACCCTCACCGATGCCCTGACGGGCACGCGCACGCCGCTGGCGCCCGGCACCCGCTACGCCTTCACGGTGGCGGGAACCACGGCCCCGGGCCGCTTCGCGCTGGAGCTGCAGGCGGCCGGCGTGCTGGCCACCAGCCCCGCGCAAACCCTGGCCGCCCAGCTGCAGGTGTACCCCAACCCGGCCGCCACCAGCTTCCGGGTCGAGCTGCCGCTGGCTACTGGTCAATCGACTACCACCGTGGCCGAACTCACCAATGCCCTCGGGCAGACCGTACGCCGCCAGGCCCTCACGGCCAGCGGCGCGGTCCTGGCCGGCGAGGTGAACGTGCGCGGCCTGGCGCCGGGCGTGTACCAGCTGCGCGTGGCGGGCACGCCGCTGGTGCGTCGCGTGGTGGTGCAATAA